The following is a genomic window from Spiribacter sp. 1M189.
TGAGATGTTGACCGAGGTGACCCGCAGTGGCGGCACGGCGACGCAGGCCGCCATTCCCGGCTACCAGGTGGCCGGTAAGACCGGCACCAGTCGCAAGGCGGTCGCGGGGGGGTATGCCGAGGGCCGTTACATCTCGACCTTCGCGGGGATGGCGCCTGCCAGTGATCCTCGGTTCGTGGCCGTGATCACCATTGATGAGCCGCAGGGCGAGGATTATTACGCCGGGCCGGTGGCAGGCCCGGTGTTTCGCGCCGTGGTCGGCGATGCGCTGCGGCTTTACAACGTCACGCCCGATGCTCCCGTGGACGAAGAGGGCGTGACCGTTGCCCAGGGGGTGCAGCCATGACCGGCCCATGGGACGCTGAGCGGCTGCTCGCCCCCTGGCTGGTGGATCCGCGGCTGGCGGCGTTGCCGATCTCCGGCATGACGCTGGACTCCCGCGAGGTCCGGCCCGGATCGGTCTTCCTGGCGCTGGCGGGAGGTCGCCATCACGGGCTGGAGTTCCTGGATCAGGCGCTGGCCGCCGGGGCCGCCGTGGTGGTCTGGGAGCCGGATGGGGGGCAGGATGCGGCCGCCGTGGCGGCCCGTTGTGCCGCGAGCGGCGCCGTCGACCTGCCCCGGGCCGGTCTCAGTGCGCTGGTCAGTGCCATGGCGGCACGGTTTTATGGCGATCCCGGCCGGGCGCTGCGGGTGATCGCGGTCACGGGCACGGACGGCAAGACATCGGTGGCGGATTACACTGCCCAGCTGCTGCAGGCCCTGGAAGGGGATAGCGCGGTGATGGGCACGCTGGGCTGGGGGCGTCTGGATCAGCTGCAGCCCACGCGGCATACCACCTCCGACGCAGTGACCATCCAGGCGCGGCTGGCCGCTCTTCGCGATGCCGGTGTGCGCTCGGTGGCGATGGAAGTTTCCTCGCACGCGCTGGTCCAGCACCGAGTGGATGCCGTGCCATTCGATGTCGCCGTCCTGACCCATGTCGGGCGCGATCACCTGGACTACCACGGGAGTATCGAGGCGTACCGCGCAGCCAAGCGCCGGCTTTTCGCCTGGCCCGGGCTGCAGCGTCAGGTGCTCAACCTGGATGACATCGTGGGCCGTGATCTGGCCGCTCGACCTCTGGGGGATGCCGAGGTGCTGAGCTACGCTGATGTCCACCCGGCGGATCTGAAGCTCACCGGCATTGCGCCGCGATCCGATGGGCTGGCGCTGACGATCCTCCACAAAGGCCATCGGCATGCCCTGACACTGCCCCTGTTCGGCGTTTTCAACGCCCTCAACGCGCTGGCCGCGCTGGGGGCGATACTGGACGACCAGTTGATGGCGCCTGCCCTTGAGGCGGCTGCGCACCTGCGGCCGGTGCCGGGGCGCATGGAGCGCTTCGTGGCGACTGGTGCGCCGCTCGCCGTGGTCGACTATGCCCACAACGCCGGCGCGCTGGAAGCCGCCCTGAATGCGCTGCGGCCGCATGTCACGGGTCGGCTCTGGTGTGTCTTCGGCTGTGGCGGGGATCGCGACAGCGGCAAGCGTCCGCTGATGGGTGAAGTCGCGGGACGCCTCGCCGATCGGGTCGTTCTCACCAGCGACAATCCGCGTAATGAGGCGCCCGAGTCAATCATCGATGCCATCCGCCGCGGTGTGCCGGCGCAGACCGACTGCCGCACCGTCACCGACCGGGGTGAGGCCATTGCCATGGCGCTTGCCGAGGCGGCCCCGGAGGACGGGGTCCTGGTGGCGGGCAAGGGACATGAGACCGATCAGGTGATCGGCGCGATCGCGCATCCCTTCAGTGATCGCGATCGGGTTCGTCAATCGCTGCAGCGGAGGGCGGGCTGATGCGCGCCATGCGGCTGAAATCCCTGGCCGTTGAATTCGGCGGCGAAGTGCGTGGGTCCGATGCCACGGTGACAGGTGTCGCCCTGGATTCGCGCCGGTTGCAGCCGGGGGATCTGTTCATTGCGCTGCCCGGCGCCCAGAGGGACGGGCATGAGTTTGTCGAAGCCGCCGCCGCTGCCGGTGCAAGCGCGGCCATGGTGACGCGTTTCGTCGATGCGGAGCTGCCCCAATGGCAGGTCAATGACCCCCGCCGGGCGCTGATCGAGCTCGCCTGTCGTGCCCGATCGGAGAGCGCCGCCGGCGTCGTGGGTGTGACCGGAAGTAATGGCAAGACCACGGTCAAGTCAATGCTCACCGCCATTCTTGCGCGGATGGGCTCAACCTGCGCCACCGAAGGCAACCTGAACAATGAGCTCGGCGTGCCGCTCACCCTCTGTCGTATCGAGCCCTCTGATCGCTATGCCGTGGTGGAGATGGGTTGCGGCAAGCCCGGCGACATCGGTCTGCTCGCGAGCTGGGCACGCCCCGGGGTGGGTCTGGTGACCAACGCGGGCCCCGCGCATCTGGGCGGCTTCGGTACCGTGGAGGCGGTGGCCCGGTGCAAGGGCGAGCTCTTCCAGGCGCTGCCGGACAGCGGTTACGCCATCATTAATGCCGACGATCCGCACGCCGCGCTCTGGGAGCAGAAGGCCTCCCACTGCCACATCGAGCGGTTCAGCCTTGCGGGCAATCCCGCCGAGGTAAGCGGCGAAATCCTTGTGGATGGCCGCCTGAAGATTCGCTTCTCCGACCATGAGCTTGTCGTTTCGGTGCCCCTGCCGGGCCGACATAACCGGGTCAACGCGCTGGCTGCCGCCACCGCGGCGCGCGCCGCGGGCGCGGATTTCGGCGCCATTGCCGCGGGTCTTGCCGAGGTGGCGCCGGTCGCCGGGCGACTGCAGTGCCTGCCGGGACCGAACGGCAGCCAGCTCATCGATGATAGCTACAACGCCAACCCGGCCTCCCTGGCCGCCGCCATGGAAACGCTATGCGCTGACCCAGGGCCGGTCTGGCTGGCGCTCGGCGATATGGCAGAGCTCGGTGACAGCGCCCGCCGTCTGCACGCCGAGGCCGGTGAGCGCGCGCGCGCACTGGGCATCAGCCGGCTGTTCGCCGCCGGGGAGCTGAGTGCCGACGCCGTGGAGGGTTTCGGTGACGGCGGCGAGTGGTTTGAGGATCAGGCGGCGCTGATCGAAGCGCTGGCCAGGAACCTGACGCCGGGCGTCAGGGTGCTGGTCAAGGGCTCCCGCTCGGCGGCCATGGATCGGGTGGTCGCCGCCCTCCGCGAGGCTGAAGCGACGGAGACGTCGACATGCTGTTGATGCTCGCCGAACAGCTGCAGGGGGTCTACAGCGGCTTTAACGTATTCCAGTACCTGACCTTCCGGGCCATTCTCGGCACCCTCACGGCACTGGGGATCGGCTTGCTGGTGGGACCCTGGCTGATTCGCCGCCTCGAGCAATACCAGGTGGGACAGCAGGTACGCGCCGAGGGGCCGGTCAGCCATTACTCCAAGGCCGGCACCCCCACCATGGGCGGAGCGCTCATGCTGGTCGGCATCGCCCTGGCCACGCTGCTCTGGGGCGATCTCGCCAATCGGCATGTCTGGCTGGTGCTGCTGACCACGCTGGCGTTCGGGCTGATCGGCGGTACCGACGACTGGCTCAAGCTGACGCGCGGCAGCAGCGAGGGGCTGCGGGCCCGGACCAAGTTCCTGCTGCAGAGCATCGTCGCGCTCATCGCCGGCGGTATCCTTTTTGCCACGGCGACCGTGCCTGTGCAGACCGCCCTGATCGTCCCTCTGCTCAAGGACGTCGCTATTCCGCTGGGTATATTGATCGTGCCGCTCACCTGGCTGGTGGTGGTGGGGGCCTCCAACGCCGTCAATCTCACCGACGGCCTGGACGGCCTGGCGATCATGCCCACCGTGCTCGTCGGCGGCGCGCTGGGGGTTTTTGCCTATGCCAGCGGCAACGTGAATTTCGCCGAGTATCTCGGTATCCCCTACGTCGCCGGCGTTGGCGAGCTGGTGGTATTCGCCGGGGGGCTGGTGGGTGCCGGACTCGCCTTTCTCTGGTTCAACACCTATCCGGCCCAGGTGTTCATGGGCGATGTCGGTTCACTGGCGCTGGGTGCCGCGCTGGGGATGGTCGCCATGGTGGTTCGCCAGGAGATCGTGCTTTTCATCATGGGCGGCGTGTTCGTGGCGGAGACGGTCTCGGTCATGCTCCAGGTGTTTTGGTACAAGCGCACCGGCCGGCGCATCTTCCGTATGGCGCCCCTGCATCACCATTTCGAACTCAAGGGCTGGCCGGAACCCCGCGTGATCGTGCGGTTCTGGATCATTTCCGTGGTTCTGGTCCTGGTCGGCCTGGCAACGCTGAAGCTTCGATGATGGGTGAGCCGGTCATGAAACGCGCAACCGAACTCGACGCCGTGGTGCTCGGGCTGGGCGAGTCGGGGTTTGCCAGCGCCTGCCATCTGCTGGCGGCCGGGCGGCGCGTCGCCGTCATCGATACACGGGAGCAGCCACCCCGAGCGGCCGAGTTGCGCGATCGACATCCGGAGATCCACTTGCATACCGGCGGCTTCGATGACGCCCTGATTGCCCGTGCCGCAGAGGTGGTGATCAGTCCCGGCCTGGATCCTCGCCATGCGGGGATTCGCGAGGCAAAACGTCGCGGTCAGCCCGTCATCGGCGAGATCGAATTGTTCGCCCGCTCGGTCAATGCGCCGGTCATGGCGATTACCGGTTCCAATGGCAAGAGCACGGTGACCCGGATGCTGGCGGCCATGGCCCGTGCGGCCGGGGTGGACGCGATGGCCGGCGGCAATCTCGGTCCGCCGGCGCTGACCCTGCTTGAGAACCGGCCGGATGCGGAGGTTTTCATCCTCGAGCTCTCCAGCTTTCAGCTCGAGTCGACCGTTTCCCTGAGGCCGCAGGTGGCGACGGTGCTCAACCTCAGTCCGGATCACCTCGATCGCTACGACGGTATGACGGACTATGCCGCTGCCAAGGCGCGCATCCTCCAGGGTGCCGGCCATGCGGTGCTCAATGCCGATGACGACTGGGTGCGGGGCATGGCCGATGATGCGACGCCGGTGTCCTGGTTCAGCGCCCGGGGCGCGTCCGGTGCCGCCCGGTGGCGGCTCGGGACTGTCGATGGCGTCGACTGGTTGATGTATGACGACCAGCCTTTGCTGAGGCAGCGGGATCTATCGGTCGTGGGCCGACACAACGCACTGAACGCGCTGGCGGCGCTGGCCATGGGAGAGGCGGCCGGCTGGCCGTTGCAGCCCATGTGTCGGGCGCTGGAGACCTTCCAGTCATTGCCGCATCGGGGCGAACGGCTCGGTGTGCACCGTGACAGGCTCTGGGTCAACGACTCCAAGGCCACCAATGCGGCCTCGGCGGCCGCCGCCGTTGCCGGCATGGAGCAGCCGGTGGTACTGCTTGCCGGCGGCGACGCCAAGGGTCAGTCCTTCGAGGTGCTGGCGGCCGCACTGGCAGACCGTGGCCGGGCCGCTGTGGTGTACGGTCGGGATGCGGATGCGCTGGCGCGATCCCTGGCGTCATCGCTGCCGGTGGAATGCGTTGATGATCTGGAAGCAGCGGTCGAGGCGGCGGAACGGCGCTCGCAACCCGGCGACGTGGTTCTGCTCTCGCCGGCCTGCGCCAGCCTGGATCAGTACACCGACTACCGCGCCCGCGGTGAACACTTCCGTGCCTTGGTGGAGGCGTTGGCCGATGA
Proteins encoded in this region:
- a CDS encoding UDP-N-acetylmuramoyl-L-alanyl-D-glutamate--2,6-diaminopimelate ligase, with the protein product MTGPWDAERLLAPWLVDPRLAALPISGMTLDSREVRPGSVFLALAGGRHHGLEFLDQALAAGAAVVVWEPDGGQDAAAVAARCAASGAVDLPRAGLSALVSAMAARFYGDPGRALRVIAVTGTDGKTSVADYTAQLLQALEGDSAVMGTLGWGRLDQLQPTRHTTSDAVTIQARLAALRDAGVRSVAMEVSSHALVQHRVDAVPFDVAVLTHVGRDHLDYHGSIEAYRAAKRRLFAWPGLQRQVLNLDDIVGRDLAARPLGDAEVLSYADVHPADLKLTGIAPRSDGLALTILHKGHRHALTLPLFGVFNALNALAALGAILDDQLMAPALEAAAHLRPVPGRMERFVATGAPLAVVDYAHNAGALEAALNALRPHVTGRLWCVFGCGGDRDSGKRPLMGEVAGRLADRVVLTSDNPRNEAPESIIDAIRRGVPAQTDCRTVTDRGEAIAMALAEAAPEDGVLVAGKGHETDQVIGAIAHPFSDRDRVRQSLQRRAG
- a CDS encoding UDP-N-acetylmuramoyl-tripeptide--D-alanyl-D-alanine ligase produces the protein MRAMRLKSLAVEFGGEVRGSDATVTGVALDSRRLQPGDLFIALPGAQRDGHEFVEAAAAAGASAAMVTRFVDAELPQWQVNDPRRALIELACRARSESAAGVVGVTGSNGKTTVKSMLTAILARMGSTCATEGNLNNELGVPLTLCRIEPSDRYAVVEMGCGKPGDIGLLASWARPGVGLVTNAGPAHLGGFGTVEAVARCKGELFQALPDSGYAIINADDPHAALWEQKASHCHIERFSLAGNPAEVSGEILVDGRLKIRFSDHELVVSVPLPGRHNRVNALAAATAARAAGADFGAIAAGLAEVAPVAGRLQCLPGPNGSQLIDDSYNANPASLAAAMETLCADPGPVWLALGDMAELGDSARRLHAEAGERARALGISRLFAAGELSADAVEGFGDGGEWFEDQAALIEALARNLTPGVRVLVKGSRSAAMDRVVAALREAEATETSTCC
- the mraY gene encoding phospho-N-acetylmuramoyl-pentapeptide-transferase, yielding MLLMLAEQLQGVYSGFNVFQYLTFRAILGTLTALGIGLLVGPWLIRRLEQYQVGQQVRAEGPVSHYSKAGTPTMGGALMLVGIALATLLWGDLANRHVWLVLLTTLAFGLIGGTDDWLKLTRGSSEGLRARTKFLLQSIVALIAGGILFATATVPVQTALIVPLLKDVAIPLGILIVPLTWLVVVGASNAVNLTDGLDGLAIMPTVLVGGALGVFAYASGNVNFAEYLGIPYVAGVGELVVFAGGLVGAGLAFLWFNTYPAQVFMGDVGSLALGAALGMVAMVVRQEIVLFIMGGVFVAETVSVMLQVFWYKRTGRRIFRMAPLHHHFELKGWPEPRVIVRFWIISVVLVLVGLATLKLR
- the murD gene encoding UDP-N-acetylmuramoyl-L-alanine--D-glutamate ligase, with product MKRATELDAVVLGLGESGFASACHLLAAGRRVAVIDTREQPPRAAELRDRHPEIHLHTGGFDDALIARAAEVVISPGLDPRHAGIREAKRRGQPVIGEIELFARSVNAPVMAITGSNGKSTVTRMLAAMARAAGVDAMAGGNLGPPALTLLENRPDAEVFILELSSFQLESTVSLRPQVATVLNLSPDHLDRYDGMTDYAAAKARILQGAGHAVLNADDDWVRGMADDATPVSWFSARGASGAARWRLGTVDGVDWLMYDDQPLLRQRDLSVVGRHNALNALAALAMGEAAGWPLQPMCRALETFQSLPHRGERLGVHRDRLWVNDSKATNAASAAAAVAGMEQPVVLLAGGDAKGQSFEVLAAALADRGRAAVVYGRDADALARSLASSLPVECVDDLEAAVEAAERRSQPGDVVLLSPACASLDQYTDYRARGEHFRALVEALADE